A single window of Hemibagrus wyckioides isolate EC202008001 linkage group LG28, SWU_Hwy_1.0, whole genome shotgun sequence DNA harbors:
- the ap2b1 gene encoding AP-2 complex subunit beta, with translation MTDSKYFTTNKKGEIFELKAELNNEKKEKRKEAVKKVIAAMTVGKDVSSLFPDVVNCMQTDNLELKKLVYLYLMNYAKSQPDMAIMAVNSFVKDCEDPNPLIRALAVRTMGCIRVDKITEYLCEPLRKCLKDEDPYVRKTAAVCVAKLHDINAQMVEDQGFLDSLRDLIADSNPMVVANAVAALSEISESHPNSNLLDLNPQNINKLLTALNECTEWGQIFILDCLSNYNPKDEREAQSICERVTPRLSHANSAVVLSAVKVLMKFLELLPKDSDYYNTLLKKLSPPLVTLLSGEPEVQYVALRNINLIVQKRPEILKQEIKVFFVKYNDPIYVKLEKLDIMIRLASQANIAQVLAELKEYATEVDVDFVRKAVRAIGRCAIKVEQSAERCVSTLLDLIQTKVNYVVQEAIVVIRDIFRKYPNKYESIIATLCENLDSLDEPDARAAMIWIVGEYAERIDNADELLESFLEGFHDESTQVQLTLLTAIVKLFLKKPSETQELVQQVLSLATQDSDNPDLRDRGYIYWRLLSTDPVTAKEVVLSEKPLISEETDLIEPTLLDELICHIGSLASVYHKPPNAFVEGSHGIHRKHLPIQHGSIDTGESPVSGGPASTIDQPQVIPSQGDLLGDLLNLDLGPPVNVPQVSSMQMGAVDLLGGGLDSLLGGDLGGGVGGSPAVGQNFIPSSVPNTFAPSPTPAPISSGLNDLFELSTSMAINTGGFVAPKAVWLPAVKAKGLEISGTFSRRQGHMYMDMTFTNKALQHMTDFAIQFNKNSFGVIPTTPLPIHTPLMPNQNIDISLPLNTIGPVMKMDPLNNLQVAVKNSIDVFYFSVLIPLNVFFVEDGKMERQVFLATWKDIPNENELQYQIKECHLNADTVSGKLQNNNIYTIAKRNVEGQDMLYQSLKLTNGIWILAELRIQPGNPNYTLSLKCRAPEVSQYVYQMYDAVLKN, from the exons ATGACTGACTCCAAGTACTTCACCACGAACAAGAAAG GAGAGATATTTGAACTAAAAGCTGAGCTGAACaatgagaaaaaagagaagaggaaggaaGCGGTGAAAAAGGTCATCGCTGCCATGACCGTGGGCAAGGACGTGAG CTCTTTGTTTCCAGATGTGGTGAACTGCATGCAGACGGATAATCTGGAGCTGAAGAAGCTGGTGTATCTCTACCTGATGAACTACGCCAAGAGTCAGCCTGACATGGCCATCATGGCGGTCAACAGTTTTGTGAAG GACTGTGAAGACCCGAACCCTCTTATCCGTGCCCTGGCTGTGCGCACCATGGGCTGCATCCGCGTGGACAAGATCACCGAGTATCTGTGTGAGCCTCTGAGGAAGTGCCTAAAGGACGAGGACCCGTACGTGAGGAAGACGGCGGCCGTGTGCGTGGCCAAGCTGCATGACATCAACGCACAAATGGTGGAGGATCAGGGCTTTCTGGATTCCCTCAGGGATCTGATCGCTGACTCCAACCCAatg GTTGTGGCCAATGCCGTGGCAGCTCTGTCTGAGATCAGCGAGTCTCACCCCAACAGCAACCTGCTGGATCTGAACCCTCAGAACATCAATAAGCTGCTCACCGCCCTGAACGAGTGCACCGAGTGGGGACAGATCTTCATCCTGGACTGCTTGTCCAACTACAACCCCAAAGATGAGCGGGAAGCCCAGAG CATCTGCGAGCGAGTGACCCCGCGTCTCTCGCACGCCAACTCTGCTGTGGTGCTGTCGGCCGTCAAGGTCCTGATGAAGTTCCTGGAGCTGCTGCCGAAGGACTCGGACTATTACAACACCCTGCTGAAGAAGCTCTCTCCTCCTCTAGTGACTCTGCTCTCTGGCGAGCCCGAGGTCCAGTACGTGGCCCTCAGGAACATCAACCTCATTGTGCAGAAGAG ACCTGAGATCCTGAAGCAGGAGATCAAAGTGTTCTTTGTCAAGTACAACGATCCCATCTACGTCAAGCTGGAGAAACTGGACATCATGATCCGACTGGCCTCTCAGGCAAACATCGCACAG GTACTGGCCGAGCTGAAGGAATATGCCACAGAGGTGGACGTGGATTTCGTGCGCAAGGCGGTTCGTGCCATCGGGCGCTGTGCTATAAAAGTGGAG CAATCAGCCGAGCGCTGCGTGAGCACCCTCCTGGACCTCATCCAGACAAAAGTGAACTACGTCGTGCAGGAGGCTATCGTGGTGATCCGAGACATTTTCCGCAAATACCCCAACAA GTACGAAAGCATCATCGCCACTCTGTGTGAGAATCTGGACTCTCTGGACGAACCGGACGCACGTGCAGCAATGATTTGGATCGTGGGCGAATACGCAGAGAGGATCGACAACGCCGACGAACTTCTGGAAAGCTTCCTCGAGGGCTTCCACGATGAAAGCACTCAG GTTCAGCTCACTTTGCTGACAGCCATCGTGAAGCTGTTCCTGAAGAAGCCTTCAGAGACACAGGAGCTGGTGCAGCAAGTTCTCAGTCTGGCCACTCAA GACTCTGATAACCCTGACCTGAGGGATCGTGGCTACATCTACTGGCGTCTGCTGTCCACTGACCCGGTGACTGCCAAAGAGGTGGTGCTGTCTGAGAAGCCGCTGATCTCGGAGGAGACGGACCTGATCGAGCCCACGCTGCTGGACGAGCTCATTTGTCACATCGGCTCACTGGCCTCTGTCTACCACAAGCCGCCTAACGCTTTCGTGGAAGGCAGTCACGGCATCCACCGCAAGCACCTGCCCATCCAGCATGGCAG CATCGACACTGGTGAGAGCCCAGTCAGCGGTGGTCCGGCTTCCACCATCGACCAGCCCCAGGTTATTCCATCTCAAGGTGACCTTCTGGGTGACCTTCTCAACCTCGACCTGGGTCCTCCAGTCAACGTGCCGCAGGTCTCGTCCATGCAGATGGGAGCCGTAGATCTTCTCGGAGGCGGTCTTGACAGTCTG ctTGGGGGAGATCTCGGTGGAGGTGTTGGAGGCAGTCCTGCA GTCGGCCAGAACTTCATTCCATCCTCAGTGCCAAACACGTTCGCACCGTCTCCCACTCCAGCGCCCATCAGCAGCGGCCTAAATGACCTGTTTGAACTCTCCACAAGCATGGCCATCAATACCGGGGGTTTTGTTGCACCTAAAGCT GTGTGGTTGCCAGCCGTCAAGGCGAAAGGGTTAGAAATTTCCGGAACCTTCTCCCGCCGTCAGGGTCACATGTACATGGACATGACTTTCACCAACAAAGCCCTGCAGCACATGACCGACTTTGCCATCCAGTTTAATAAGAACAG TTTCGGAGTGATTCCTACCACGCCTTTACCCATTCACACACCTCTGATGCCAAACCAAAACATCGACATCTCCCTGCCTCTCAATACCATCGGACCCGTTATGAAGATGGACCCCCTCAACAATCTCCAG GTGGCTGTGAAAAACAGCATCGACGTCTTCTACTTCAGCGTGCTCATTCCGCTCAACGTCTTCTTCGTCGAGGACGGCAAAATGG AGCGCCAGGTATTCTTAGCCACATGGAAAGACATTCCCAATGAGAATGAGCTGCAGTACCAAATCAAGGAGTGCCACTTAAATGCAG
- the orai2 gene encoding protein orai-2 codes for MNAIHKGGETQPLAMNSELNVPMAPSTTGMSDRLQDGGGMDYRDWVRRSYLELVTSNHHSVQALSWRKLYLSRAKLKASSRTSALLSGFAMVAMVEVQLEVQYNYPRALLVGFSVCTTVLVAVHLFALLISTCILPNVEAVSNIHNLNSVCESPHERMHHYIELAWGFSTALGILLFLAEVVLLCWIKFLPVDSGTISKPGAEGPPVSTVPVPEPGHSGWQAALASTIIMVPVGLIFVIFTVHFYRSLVRHKTKRHDQEIEELHKIKVQLDGHERGLQAV; via the exons ATGAACGCTATCCATAAAGGAGGCGAAACCCAGCCGT TGGCCATGAACAGCGAACTCAATGTTCCCATGGCTCCGTCCACAACCGGGATGTCCGATCGGCTCCAGGACGGTGGAGGGATGGATTATCGGGACTGGGTCCGGCGTAGCTATCTGGAGCTGGTGACCTCCAACCATCACTCTGTGCAGGCACTCTCCTGGAGGAAGCTCTACCTGAGTAGGGCCAAGCTCAAAGCGTCAAGCCGCACGTCCGCCTTGCTGTCCGGCTTCGCCATG GTAGCCATGGTGGAAGTGCAGTTGGAGGTGCAGTACAACTACCCGCGTGCTCTGCTTGTGGGCTTCAGCGTGTGCACTACAGTGCTGGTGGCTGTTCACCTGTTTGCGCTGCTCATCAGCACGTGCATCCTGCCCAACGTGGAGGCAGTCAGCAACATCCACAACCTGAACTCAGTGTGCGAGTCACCGCACGAGCGCATGCACCACTACATCGAGTTGGCCTGGGGCTTCTCGACGGCCCTCGGCATCTTGCTTTTCCTCGCCGAAGTTGTGCTGCTGTGCTGGATCAAGTTCCTGCCTGTGGACTCTGGGACGATTTCTAAACCAGGGGCGGAGGGACCACCTGTGTCGACAGTGCCTGTCCCTGAGCCGGGCCACAGCGGGTGGCAGGCTGCTCTCGCTTCTACTATCATCATGGTGCCTGTGGGGCTCATCTTCGTCATATTCACTGTGCACTTCTATCGCTCGCTGGTGCGCCACAAGACCAAGCGCCATGACCAGGAGATCGAAGAGCTGCACAAGATCAAGGTGCAGCTGGATGGCCACGAGCGTGGCCTACAAGCCGTCTGA
- the pex12 gene encoding peroxisome assembly protein 12 has translation MAERGAHLTTAVAGEGRPSIFEVLAQDSLMSAVKPALQHAVKILAESNPARYGILWRKFDEIYAILDLLLQHHFLLRTSASFSENFYGLKRAGPDDSRLAHHGLGRRRHVRSLLLLVLLPYLRTKLEKVLARQRDEDDFSIRMPQSLAQKMYRAFLAAYPYVCMAWDGWSFCHQLLYIFGKTRTHSPLLWLAGVKLSHLTAQDIRNLDLQPAGRVLSSSQSFGGRLQSVFSTVLGSVAVSLSTSLSLGVFFLQFLEWWYSSENQTTMKSLTSLPTPPPPLHLEDQDAALALIKVCPLCRKVRSNDTALASSGYVFCYRCIYTYVRANHRCPLTGYPSELQHLIKIYSPDA, from the exons ATGGCGGAACGAGGAGCACATCTGACCACAGCAGTAGCAGGTGAAGGAAGGCCCTCGATCTTTGAAGTTTTAGCTCAGGACTCTTTGATGAGTGCTGTTAAACCTGCACTTCAGCACGCTGTTAAA ATCCTGGCTGAATCCAACCCTGCTCGTTATGGCATCCTCTGGAGGAAATTTGATGAGATCTACGCCATCCTTGACCTCCTGCTGCAGCACCACTTCCTGCTACGCACAAGCGCCTCCTTTTCTGAGAACTTCTACGGGTTAAAGCGTGCCGGCCCGGACGACAGCAGACTGGCGCATCATGGCCTAGGCCGCAGGAGACACGTGCGCTCTCTGCTTCTCCTCGTGCTCCTCCCGTACCTCCGAACCAAACTGGAGAAAGTGCTTGCTCGTCAGAGAGACGAGGACGACTTCTCGATACGGATGCCCCAGAGTCTTGCTCAGAAGATGTACAGAGCCTTCCTGGCTGCCTATCCTTATGTTTGTATGGCATGGGACGGCTGGAGTTTTTGTCATCAGTTGCTGTACATTTTTGGCAAGACACGTACCCATTCGCCCCTGCTATGGCTGGCGGGAGTCAAGTTGTCCCATCTGACTGCTCAGGACATTCGCAACTTAGATCTCCAGCCAGCGGGGCGAGTACTGAGCTCCAGCCAAAG cTTTGGAGGACGGCTGCAGAGCGTTTTTTCCACAGTGCTTGGCAGCGTAGCCGTATCCCTCTCCACCAGTCTgtctttaggtgtgtttttcCTGCAGTTCTTGGAGTGGTGGTACTCTTCAGAGAACCAGACCACTATGAAGTCCCTCACCTCTCTCCctacacctccacctcctcttcACCTGGAGGACCAGGATGCTGCGCTGGCGCTCATTAAAGTGTGTCCGCTTTGCAGGAAAGTGCGCAGTAACGACACAGCCCTGGCCTCATCTGGCTACGTTTTCTGTTACCGCTGCATTTACACGTACGTCAGGGCTAACCACAGGTGTCCACTAACAGGCTACCCATCTGAACTACAGCACTTAATTAAGATCTATTCTCCAGATGCGTAG